A single Gemmatimonadota bacterium DNA region contains:
- the folK gene encoding 2-amino-4-hydroxy-6-hydroxymethyldihydropteridine diphosphokinase — MASVALGLGSNIGDRVARCRQALCELAGHEAIRIVRRSSWYETRPVGHSGQPDFVNGAALVETTLAPTRLLETLKDVETRMGRSVTWEKGPREIDLDLLLYEDLVLGRPGLDLPHPAMAQRAFVLVPLAEIHPDLVHPVHGRTVSDLLDDLKPVDHLVRYLAEP; from the coding sequence ATGGCGTCTGTCGCGCTGGGACTGGGCAGCAACATCGGGGATCGCGTCGCAAGATGCCGGCAGGCGCTATGCGAACTGGCCGGTCATGAGGCGATCCGGATCGTCAGGCGCTCGTCATGGTACGAGACGCGGCCGGTAGGCCACTCCGGCCAGCCCGACTTCGTCAACGGCGCGGCCCTTGTGGAGACCACGCTTGCGCCCACGCGACTGCTCGAAACGCTCAAGGATGTCGAAACGCGCATGGGACGTTCCGTCACGTGGGAGAAAGGGCCCCGCGAAATCGATCTCGACCTGTTGCTCTACGAAGACCTGGTACTCGGGCGGCCGGGTCTGGACCTGCCCCATCCCGCCATGGCGCAACGGGCCTTCGTGCTCGTTCCCCTGGCGGAAATCCACCCGGACCTGGTCCACCCGGTGCACGGGCGGACCGTGTCCGACCTGCTGGATGACCTGAAACCCGTGGACCATCTCGTCCGCTATCTCGCCGAACCGTAA
- a CDS encoding NAD(P)H-hydrate dehydratase, which translates to MKLCTTLQMRSIDRRTIEDYGLSGYELMERAGRRVAETAKQMLEGVTGKTVAVVCGKGNNGGDGFVAARYLHLWGASVTCHVLAARPVLTADAAKHLERLEEDGLEPDFRPDRPLEMPGRPPALIIDALLGTGLKGPPRDPYGAAIAVINLSPSPVLSVDTPSALAPGCGSPQSRPRTEWTCVRADHTLAIGLMKIDLVTFPGRSWCGGLEVADIGFPDRVVEEEGLYLSLPERSEMAGLIPVHRPGDHKGSRGKVAVVAGSAGMAGAATLASRAALRGGAGMVMLGAPAGLMDALTARHTEVMLRGLPETAEGSLSLAAESDIDALLSWSDVLAIGPGLTRHEETSALVRRVVSNSERPVVIDADGVNAFAGHPDGLAGTAPEVIMTPHVFELSRLTGMAADDIEADRVAAARQAAGSLQVTLVLKGAASLVASPGGQVSVNPTGNPGMATAGSGDVLTGLIAALLGQGLGAWDAARLGVYLHGLAGDLGAEALGPHSLVAGDLIDHLPGAFLHVGEGRVST; encoded by the coding sequence ATGAAGCTCTGTACCACCCTTCAGATGCGGTCGATCGACCGCCGCACCATCGAAGACTACGGCCTGTCCGGCTATGAACTCATGGAAAGGGCGGGCCGCCGGGTGGCGGAAACCGCAAAGCAAATGCTGGAAGGCGTGACCGGCAAGACGGTTGCCGTGGTGTGCGGTAAAGGGAATAACGGAGGTGACGGATTCGTGGCCGCCCGGTATCTCCATCTGTGGGGCGCTTCGGTCACCTGCCACGTGCTCGCCGCCAGGCCGGTCCTGACGGCCGACGCCGCGAAGCACCTGGAACGGCTCGAGGAAGACGGCCTGGAACCGGATTTCCGGCCCGACCGTCCGCTCGAAATGCCCGGCCGGCCCCCGGCGCTGATCATCGACGCGCTCCTCGGCACCGGGTTGAAGGGACCGCCGCGCGATCCATACGGCGCCGCCATCGCGGTGATTAACCTCAGCCCTTCTCCCGTGCTCTCCGTCGACACCCCGTCGGCCCTGGCGCCTGGCTGCGGAAGTCCGCAGTCCCGCCCCCGCACGGAATGGACCTGCGTGCGCGCCGACCATACCCTCGCGATCGGCCTGATGAAGATCGACCTCGTTACTTTCCCCGGCCGTTCCTGGTGCGGTGGTCTGGAAGTCGCGGACATCGGCTTTCCCGACCGTGTCGTGGAGGAGGAGGGGTTGTACCTCTCCCTGCCCGAGCGGAGCGAGATGGCCGGCCTGATCCCGGTTCACCGGCCCGGGGACCACAAGGGAAGCCGCGGAAAGGTCGCCGTCGTCGCCGGTTCGGCGGGCATGGCGGGAGCGGCGACGCTGGCTTCCCGCGCGGCCCTGCGCGGAGGCGCGGGCATGGTTATGCTAGGAGCACCCGCGGGCCTGATGGACGCCCTGACGGCCAGGCACACGGAAGTGATGCTTCGCGGCCTGCCCGAAACCGCAGAAGGATCGCTTTCTCTTGCGGCCGAGTCCGACATCGATGCGCTGCTATCCTGGTCCGACGTGCTGGCCATCGGGCCGGGTCTCACGCGCCACGAGGAAACCTCCGCGCTGGTCCGCCGCGTCGTATCGAACAGCGAGCGGCCGGTCGTCATCGACGCCGACGGGGTGAACGCCTTCGCGGGCCACCCGGACGGCCTGGCCGGCACGGCGCCGGAAGTCATCATGACACCCCATGTGTTCGAGCTGTCCAGGCTGACCGGCATGGCCGCCGACGACATCGAGGCGGACCGGGTCGCGGCCGCGCGACAGGCCGCCGGTTCCCTGCAGGTCACGCTCGTGCTCAAAGGCGCCGCCTCGCTGGTGGCTTCCCCCGGTGGACAGGTCTCGGTGAATCCCACGGGGAACCCGGGTATGGCCACCGCCGGATCGGGCGACGTGCTGACCGGCCTCATCGCGGCCCTGCTCGGGCAGGGACTCGGCGCCTGGGACGCGGCCCGCCTGGGGGTATACCTCCACGGCCTGGCCGGCGATCTCGGCGCGGAAGCCCTGGGACCGCACAGCCTGGTGGCCGGTGATCTCATCGACCATTTGCCCGGCGCGTTCCTTCATGTGGGCGAGGGACGGGTTTCAACCTAG
- the groL gene encoding chaperonin GroEL, which produces MPAKQLSFDADARQALKRGVDALADAVRVTMGPKGRCVVLDKKFGSPTFTLDGVTVAKEIELEDNYENMGAQMIKEAASKTSDVAGDGTTTATVLAQAIYAEGLRNVTSGANPMDLKRGIDKAVSAVVGSISDMSKAVEGRKEISETATVSAHGDATIGDLIADAMEKVGKDGVITVEEAKSMETSLDVVEGMQFDRGYLSPYFVTDSESMEAVLEDTKILIHDKKISAVKDIYPVVEKIAQSGSPLLIIAEDIEGEALALLVVNKLRGTLKVAAVKAPGFGDRRKAMLEDISILTGGTVISEDAGFKLENVTVGDLGTAKRVNLDKDNTTIVEGAGGTDAIQGRINQIRAQIEETTSDYDREKLQERLAKLAGGVAVINVGAATEAEMKEKKARVEDALNNAKAAIEEGVVPGGGVTFIRALSALDNGLDTEGDETVGAGIVRKALEAPVRQLAENAGLEGSIILQKIREGEGGYGYNFESDAYGDMSETGVIEPAKVSRVALQHAASIAGLLLTTEALVAELPEDSPPPAMPHGGGMY; this is translated from the coding sequence GTGCCAGCAAAACAACTTTCATTCGACGCCGATGCCCGGCAGGCCCTCAAACGCGGCGTGGACGCCCTGGCTGACGCGGTCCGCGTCACCATGGGTCCCAAGGGACGCTGCGTCGTGCTCGACAAGAAATTCGGTTCGCCCACCTTCACGCTGGACGGCGTCACGGTGGCGAAGGAAATCGAGCTCGAGGACAACTACGAAAACATGGGCGCGCAGATGATCAAGGAAGCCGCGTCTAAGACCAGCGACGTGGCCGGCGACGGGACGACCACGGCCACCGTCCTCGCCCAGGCCATCTACGCGGAAGGCTTGCGGAACGTGACTTCCGGCGCTAATCCCATGGATCTGAAGCGGGGCATCGACAAGGCCGTATCCGCGGTGGTCGGTTCGATCTCTGATATGTCGAAGGCCGTGGAAGGGCGGAAGGAAATCTCTGAAACCGCCACCGTTTCGGCCCATGGCGACGCCACCATCGGCGACCTGATCGCGGACGCAATGGAAAAAGTGGGCAAGGACGGCGTCATCACGGTCGAAGAGGCCAAGAGCATGGAAACCTCCCTCGACGTCGTGGAGGGCATGCAGTTCGACCGCGGTTATCTGTCGCCTTACTTCGTTACCGACTCCGAGTCCATGGAAGCGGTGCTCGAGGACACGAAGATCCTGATTCACGACAAGAAGATCAGCGCCGTCAAGGATATCTATCCCGTCGTCGAGAAGATCGCCCAGAGCGGCTCTCCGCTGCTGATCATCGCCGAGGACATCGAGGGCGAGGCCCTTGCCCTGCTGGTGGTCAACAAGCTTCGCGGCACCCTGAAGGTCGCCGCGGTCAAGGCGCCCGGTTTCGGCGACCGGCGGAAGGCCATGCTCGAGGATATCTCCATCCTGACCGGCGGCACGGTCATCTCCGAGGATGCCGGCTTCAAGCTGGAAAACGTGACCGTGGGCGACCTGGGTACGGCCAAGCGCGTCAATCTCGACAAGGACAACACGACGATCGTCGAAGGCGCCGGCGGCACCGACGCGATCCAGGGACGCATCAACCAGATCCGCGCCCAGATCGAGGAAACCACCTCCGATTACGACCGGGAGAAGCTGCAGGAACGCCTGGCCAAGCTGGCGGGTGGCGTGGCGGTCATCAACGTGGGCGCCGCGACTGAAGCCGAGATGAAGGAGAAGAAGGCCCGGGTCGAAGACGCCCTCAACAACGCCAAGGCAGCCATCGAAGAAGGGGTCGTGCCGGGCGGCGGCGTCACGTTCATCCGCGCGCTCTCCGCACTGGACAACGGACTGGACACCGAGGGCGACGAAACCGTCGGCGCCGGCATCGTGCGCAAGGCGCTCGAAGCGCCCGTGAGGCAGTTGGCGGAGAACGCCGGCCTTGAAGGTTCCATCATCCTGCAGAAGATCCGGGAAGGCGAAGGCGGATACGGTTACAACTTCGAATCCGATGCCTACGGCGACATGTCCGAAACGGGCGTGATCGAGCCTGCCAAAGTCTCCCGCGTAGCGCTGCAGCACGCCGCGAGCATCGCCGGCCTGCTGCTGACCACCGAAGCGCTGGTGGCGGAACTCCCCGAAGACTCCCCGCCTCCGGCCATGCCCCACGGCGGCGGCATGTACTAA
- a CDS encoding biotin--[acetyl-CoA-carboxylase] ligase: MNPSSPSDESEGFQDRYYADRMRAKLSSRIFGRVLEYHERVGSTNDVILDMAEQAAPHGTACLADEQSAGRGRRGYGWFSPPGCGIWASVLLRPRLSAARTPPLTLCAAAAVAPVLETAAGVSVEIKWPNDLIMGGRKVAGILAESRVVSGDEPVIVIGMGINVNHTRGQFPDELSASATSLRIESGRPVGREDLFLAILASLESAYGHYLASGPSSLLAEVDARLAWRGLTVVADSPAGAAGRVSHIDEEGGLVLDRQDGGPLVIRSGSIRLHRRRD, from the coding sequence ATGAACCCCTCGTCCCCGAGCGATGAGTCGGAAGGATTCCAGGACCGGTACTACGCGGACCGCATGCGCGCGAAGCTGTCATCGCGGATCTTCGGCCGCGTACTGGAATACCACGAGCGGGTGGGATCCACCAATGACGTGATCCTCGACATGGCCGAACAGGCCGCGCCCCATGGGACGGCCTGCCTTGCCGATGAGCAGTCGGCCGGCAGGGGCCGCCGCGGATACGGGTGGTTCTCGCCCCCCGGATGCGGGATCTGGGCTTCCGTCCTGCTCCGGCCCCGGCTGTCCGCGGCCCGGACCCCGCCGCTTACGTTGTGTGCCGCCGCGGCCGTGGCCCCCGTCCTGGAAACGGCCGCCGGCGTGTCCGTGGAAATCAAGTGGCCGAACGACCTGATTATGGGAGGACGCAAGGTCGCCGGCATCCTGGCCGAATCCCGCGTGGTGTCCGGTGACGAGCCGGTCATCGTGATCGGCATGGGGATCAACGTAAACCACACCCGCGGACAGTTTCCCGACGAGCTCTCCGCGTCCGCCACTTCGTTGCGCATCGAATCGGGCCGCCCCGTGGGTCGCGAGGACCTGTTCCTGGCCATCCTGGCCTCCCTGGAGTCCGCCTACGGGCACTACCTGGCATCCGGGCCCTCGTCTCTCCTTGCCGAAGTCGACGCCCGCCTCGCCTGGCGAGGGTTGACGGTCGTGGCCGACAGCCCCGCCGGAGCCGCCGGCCGCGTATCCCACATCGATGAGGAGGGTGGCCTGGTGCTCGACCGACAGGACGGCGGCCCTCTTGTCATCCGTTCCGGATCCATCAGACTGCACAGACGCCGAGATTAA
- the folB gene encoding dihydroneopterin aldolase, producing MSEDWISVRGIRTFGHHGVTARERTRGQVFEAHVALRLDLSVASRTDRLSDTVDYADVCRRVGRILGGDPCRLLEAVAGRVADELLSAYPPVDQVVVRLWKPGVTADLPHSGTPGVTVHRSREAGRTGPSGP from the coding sequence ATGTCCGAAGACTGGATCAGCGTGCGGGGTATCCGCACATTCGGCCATCACGGCGTGACGGCCCGGGAACGGACACGGGGACAGGTCTTCGAAGCCCACGTCGCACTTCGCCTGGACCTGTCGGTGGCGTCCCGGACGGACCGCCTGTCCGATACCGTGGATTACGCGGACGTCTGCCGGCGCGTGGGACGCATTCTCGGCGGCGATCCGTGCCGTCTGCTGGAGGCGGTCGCCGGCCGGGTGGCGGACGAGCTGCTCTCCGCCTACCCCCCGGTGGACCAGGTCGTGGTCAGACTGTGGAAGCCCGGCGTGACCGCGGACCTGCCGCATTCGGGAACCCCTGGGGTCACCGTGCATCGAAGCAGGGAGGCGGGACGTACCGGACCAAGCGGACCGTAG
- a CDS encoding bile acid:sodium symporter family protein, whose translation MGLLIDVALPLALAFIMFGLGLGLTFDDFARVVRRPRDFAVGALSQIVLLPVVAFVLASVWPMAPELALGLMIIAAAPGGPTSNILTAFARGDVALSISLTAVISLASVITIPLIVVFAYGQFIGDSAEQDISVAGAALGVFLIVAVPVLIGLVIRRFAEGFAIRFEPAARKVSAVLLTLVLAGAIFDQRANIVSYFAQAGLVTLALNLLMMTIAWFLARMFTTGPTQRTAIAIECGIQNGTLAIAVAVLLFSGGLATMPAATYSLIMFATALIYIAVLRRSV comes from the coding sequence ATGGGATTACTAATCGACGTCGCGCTGCCGCTGGCGCTCGCTTTCATCATGTTCGGGCTTGGGCTCGGGCTCACCTTCGACGATTTCGCCAGGGTGGTGCGCCGGCCGCGCGATTTCGCGGTGGGTGCCCTCTCCCAGATCGTCCTGCTGCCGGTGGTTGCCTTCGTCCTCGCCAGCGTCTGGCCGATGGCGCCGGAGCTCGCGTTGGGTCTGATGATCATCGCCGCCGCGCCGGGCGGCCCGACCTCCAATATCCTGACCGCGTTTGCCCGCGGCGATGTCGCGCTGTCGATATCGCTGACCGCGGTGATCAGCCTGGCCAGCGTGATCACCATTCCGCTCATTGTGGTCTTCGCCTACGGGCAGTTCATCGGCGATTCGGCGGAGCAGGACATATCGGTCGCCGGCGCCGCGCTCGGCGTTTTCCTGATCGTTGCCGTTCCCGTGCTGATCGGTCTGGTCATCCGCCGCTTCGCGGAAGGCTTCGCAATACGGTTCGAACCAGCGGCCCGAAAGGTCTCCGCGGTGCTGCTGACGCTCGTACTCGCCGGCGCGATCTTCGATCAACGCGCCAACATCGTCTCCTATTTCGCGCAGGCCGGCCTGGTCACACTCGCCCTCAACTTGCTGATGATGACCATCGCCTGGTTCCTCGCCCGGATGTTCACCACCGGACCGACCCAGCGGACCGCCATTGCGATCGAATGCGGCATCCAGAACGGGACGCTCGCGATCGCGGTTGCGGTTTTGCTGTTCAGCGGCGGGCTCGCGACCATGCCGGCGGCGACCTACAGCCTGATCATGTTCGCCACCGCGCTGATCTATATCGCCGTGCTGCGGCGGAGCGTTTGA
- a CDS encoding aminotransferase class I/II-fold pyridoxal phosphate-dependent enzyme, giving the protein MRNPVVIERAERLHQIPLNRPLEHSRYLRRLAARGIEPIDLTTGFTDPPPRQDVIKRTSDSVSAESSRHTGAEFRRAFSNWFAYRFDVEIDPDRHVLPFAGSAVGPACVAMALVNPGETVLAPDPSHPAYRTSAVLANGQIQSYPLHGRNDFLPNLKQIEPRVAGQAKLMYVGFPNDPTGVVADHSFFRELIDFARRNNIIVCHDATQHFLTYDGVEAPSLLQTPGAMNVGIELFSLSMLPGGMFRDLGVAVGNPSALAAMSQLTAHLHAPLLHGLLAAAATEFPRLDRHVEAMVSRCGSQRDLMVSGLRDLGWHLPAPGGGPYVWLPVPPRYSSVRFSILLRKAGVFVVPGAYLGEYGEGYVRMAFNGDESQIQEALDRIDRQMSRFRLRKRAFPAVSLA; this is encoded by the coding sequence ATGAGAAATCCGGTAGTTATAGAACGCGCGGAACGGCTTCACCAGATCCCGCTGAACCGGCCCCTGGAACATTCCCGATATCTCAGAAGACTGGCCGCCAGGGGGATCGAGCCCATAGATCTGACCACGGGCTTCACCGACCCTCCCCCACGTCAGGATGTCATTAAAAGGACATCCGACTCCGTTTCGGCCGAGTCATCCCGGCACACCGGCGCCGAGTTCCGCAGGGCATTCAGCAACTGGTTCGCGTACCGGTTCGACGTGGAGATCGATCCGGACAGGCACGTCCTGCCCTTCGCGGGTTCGGCGGTCGGCCCGGCCTGCGTGGCCATGGCGCTGGTCAACCCCGGCGAAACCGTGCTGGCGCCCGATCCGTCCCACCCGGCGTACCGGACCAGCGCCGTGCTGGCGAACGGACAGATCCAGTCCTATCCCCTGCACGGACGGAACGATTTCCTCCCCAACCTGAAGCAGATCGAACCCCGGGTCGCCGGGCAGGCAAAGCTGATGTACGTCGGTTTTCCGAACGACCCGACCGGGGTCGTGGCGGACCATTCGTTCTTCCGGGAACTCATCGATTTCGCGCGCAGGAACAACATCATCGTCTGTCACGACGCGACGCAACACTTTCTGACGTACGACGGGGTCGAAGCCCCGAGCCTCCTGCAGACGCCCGGCGCGATGAACGTAGGCATCGAGCTGTTCTCCCTTTCCATGCTGCCCGGCGGCATGTTCCGCGATCTGGGTGTGGCGGTGGGCAATCCTTCCGCGCTGGCCGCCATGTCCCAGTTGACCGCTCATCTGCATGCCCCGCTGCTGCACGGACTTCTCGCGGCCGCGGCCACGGAGTTTCCCCGTCTGGACCGGCACGTGGAAGCCATGGTTTCCCGGTGCGGGTCGCAAAGGGACCTGATGGTATCGGGGCTGCGGGACCTCGGCTGGCACCTGCCCGCGCCCGGCGGAGGACCATACGTCTGGCTACCCGTGCCGCCCCGCTATTCCTCCGTACGATTCAGCATCCTGTTGCGCAAGGCCGGCGTGTTCGTCGTGCCCGGCGCATACCTGGGCGAATACGGCGAAGGCTACGTCCGAATGGCTTTCAACGGCGACGAGTCGCAGATCCAGGAAGCGCTCGACCGCATCGACCGGCAGATGTCGCGGTTCCGTTTGCGCAAACGGGCGTTCCCCGCGGTCAGTCTGGCCTGA
- the nadC gene encoding carboxylating nicotinate-nucleotide diphosphorylase, with protein MWARDGFQPRKQDSVDTKFDPVSLEEIVARALREDVGDGDVTTEWTLAPDAVARARFEAGRPGILSGLYPACLTFREVDPGLEFRALLTDGDQVVPGQPIAEVRGAARSVLTAERTALNFMRHLSGIASMTRQYVDAVRNTGARIVDTRKTTPGLRDLEKRAVLHGGGDNHRHGLFDMVLIKDNHIAAADGITAAVRKCRSNMKRSGRRYEIEVETSSLDQVEEAVRSGADWIMLDNMSDAEMRTAVGRIRALTAKDRSIVVEASGAITLKRLEAIAKTGVDVISVGALTHSAPALDISLNMMASA; from the coding sequence ATGTGGGCGAGGGACGGGTTTCAACCTAGAAAGCAGGATTCCGTGGACACGAAATTCGACCCGGTGTCGCTTGAGGAAATCGTGGCCCGCGCCTTGCGGGAGGACGTGGGAGACGGCGACGTCACAACCGAGTGGACGCTGGCGCCCGACGCTGTGGCCCGAGCCCGATTCGAGGCCGGGCGGCCCGGCATCCTGTCCGGCCTCTATCCGGCTTGTCTCACGTTCCGGGAGGTGGACCCAGGCCTGGAATTCCGGGCATTGCTGACCGACGGCGACCAGGTGGTACCCGGCCAGCCCATCGCCGAAGTGCGGGGCGCCGCGCGGTCGGTACTCACCGCCGAACGAACGGCGCTCAACTTCATGCGTCATCTTTCCGGTATCGCCTCCATGACCCGGCAATACGTCGATGCCGTGCGAAACACCGGCGCGCGCATCGTGGATACCCGCAAGACCACGCCCGGTCTCCGGGACCTGGAGAAAAGAGCCGTACTGCACGGCGGCGGAGACAATCACCGCCACGGTCTCTTCGACATGGTGCTGATCAAGGACAACCACATCGCCGCCGCGGACGGCATCACCGCCGCGGTTCGCAAATGCAGATCGAATATGAAGCGATCGGGCAGGCGGTACGAAATCGAGGTGGAGACGAGCAGTCTGGACCAGGTCGAAGAGGCCGTGCGCAGCGGGGCGGATTGGATCATGCTGGACAACATGAGCGATGCGGAAATGCGGACGGCGGTCGGACGGATCCGCGCGTTGACCGCGAAGGATCGGTCCATCGTGGTCGAAGCGTCGGGAGCGATCACCCTGAAACGGCTCGAGGCGATCGCCAAAACCGGTGTCGACGTGATTTCCGTCGGCGCGCTGACCCATTCCGCGCCGGCGCTCGATATCAGCCTGAACATGATGGCCTCCGCCTGA
- a CDS encoding NTP transferase domain-containing protein has product MEEADRDLITLILAAGKGTRMHSDLAKVLHRINGRPMIHYVLDTARALRPRRIIVIVGHQAGAVRRELAGLPGLTGLTVEFAVQEEQLGTGHAVSQAAPLLAGECGVVLVLAGDTPLIRHSTLASLIDAHRRTGAAASVLTAGVDDPTGLGRILRDGAGRIDRIVEEKDASEEQRSIKEINTSTYCFEPVLLLRALDRLTPENRQGEYYLTDTIGILRREGRRIADATAGMPEETMGINTPEQLSAAESWLLERDRARPRDS; this is encoded by the coding sequence ATGGAAGAAGCCGACCGCGATCTGATCACGTTGATCCTGGCCGCGGGAAAAGGCACCAGGATGCACTCCGACCTGGCGAAGGTGCTGCACCGGATAAACGGCCGGCCGATGATCCACTACGTGCTGGACACGGCGCGTGCGCTCCGGCCGCGGCGGATCATCGTCATCGTCGGCCACCAGGCCGGCGCGGTGCGGCGGGAACTGGCGGGACTGCCCGGGCTGACCGGGCTGACCGTGGAATTCGCCGTGCAGGAGGAGCAGCTGGGCACCGGCCACGCGGTTAGCCAGGCCGCACCGCTGCTGGCCGGCGAATGCGGCGTCGTCCTCGTCCTCGCCGGCGACACGCCCCTGATTCGTCATTCCACCCTGGCATCGTTGATCGACGCGCACCGCCGGACCGGCGCCGCGGCCTCGGTACTCACCGCCGGCGTCGACGACCCCACGGGCCTGGGGCGCATCCTCCGCGACGGCGCGGGCCGTATCGACCGGATCGTCGAGGAGAAGGACGCCAGCGAGGAACAGCGGTCGATCAAGGAGATCAACACCAGCACGTATTGTTTTGAACCGGTCCTGCTGCTGCGGGCCCTGGACCGGCTGACCCCGGAGAACAGGCAGGGTGAATACTACCTGACGGATACCATCGGGATCCTTCGGCGAGAGGGCCGCCGCATCGCGGACGCAACGGCCGGCATGCCGGAAGAAACCATGGGAATAAACACCCCGGAGCAGCTGTCGGCGGCCGAATCATGGCTGCTGGAACGGGACCGCGCACGGCCTCGCGACAGCTAA